The genomic region ATGGGCTGGCCTGTTTTGCTCATGAGGTCATGGATGCTTAATGCACTGATTCTTCATCGATAATGCTGAGATCTTTAACGCTGGCTGCGGCACGGCGTGCCTCACTCTTGTGTTGAACCTTGTTAAGTTGGCGTCCAAGTTTGTTAATTAGCTCATTAATTGCAGTATACATATCTTCATGTTTTGCACTCGCAATCAATGGCCCGTTCGGCGTATTGATTGTTGCATCCGCGACAAATTCTTTCGGCTCTTTAGACAGGACAATATGGGGATTAATCAGGTGAGTCTGCCATTTTTCAAGTTTAGCCAGACGTTCTTCGACATGTTGGCGGATTGCCGGAGTGATGTCCATTTGCTTACTGGTAATGTTCAGAACCATAGTACCTACCTCTCTGTCATTTCCGTCGGATGTTAATTTAGCATACCTCGAAAATGAGGACAGTGAAGTATCTGCAAGACTTTTTTTTGTCACGTTTTGTCAATGAGAAAAAATTTGAGAGAGAGGAATAGATCGTAGTGGTGCAGGAAAAAATCTTGGGGGATAGTCAAAATGCCTTATTGGCAGTTTATCCTGACATAGGAAAAGATTGAACAGTAAAAACTAACTGTTAAAGCCTGTTGAAGAATATAATTATCAAATGAAGTATCTGTGTGAAACAGAGAGTAAAAGGAGCTGATCGCAGCAGCTCCTTTGTGTTAATCAAGCTTTATTTGCGGCAATAATGTTAGCGACCTTGTCCGCCTGTGTGCTTAACTGCAGCTGGCGATAGGCATTTTCCATCAAGGACAAAGCATTGCGCGTTGCTTGGGTATCTGGATAATCCTTCATCATTTGTTCAACACGATTGACAACAGCAACGTACGCTCCGCGCTTGGTGTAAAACTGTGCGACGGAGAGTTCATATTTTGCCAGGCGATCTTTGAGATATATCAGACGCTTTCTTGCATCTGTAGCATACTGACTGTTTGGATAACCGCGCAGCAATTGAGAGAAATCATGAAACGCATCCCGCGCGTGGCTGGGATCGCGATCGGAACGATCGATGCCGAAAAAGCCCTGCAGAGCGCTGTCGTCCAGAGTCATATCTGTCAGACCGCGTATATAGATTACGTAATCTATATTAAGATGAGTCGGATTCAGACGCATAAAGCGATCGATTGCAGCTTGCGCTAATGGCAAATCGGCATTTTTGTAATAAGCGTAAATCAGATCTAACTGAACTTGTTGGGAGTAAGGCCCAAATGGATAGCGGTTATCGAGTGCTTCCAGTTGCGTTATTGCTCCTTTAAAGTTACCGTCCTGCAGTTTTTGCTGGGCTGTGGCATAGATCTCAGAAGGTGGGCTATCGGGGACGATGTCCTTCGAGCCGGAACAACCTGCCAATGCCAGGCTCAACGTGGTTGCAGCCACCAGATATTTCATACGCGTCATGACGATTTGATTATCCTCAGAAGTGTTATTCAGGAAGCTGTCCATGTAGCTCCCGATAGTGACCATGTACGATAGCACATTA from Erwinia tracheiphila harbors:
- the raiA gene encoding ribosome-associated translation inhibitor RaiA; protein product: MVLNITSKQMDITPAIRQHVEERLAKLEKWQTHLINPHIVLSKEPKEFVADATINTPNGPLIASAKHEDMYTAINELINKLGRQLNKVQHKSEARRAAASVKDLSIIDEESVH
- the bamD gene encoding outer membrane protein assembly factor BamD, whose product is MTRMKYLVAATTLSLALAGCSGSKDIVPDSPPSEIYATAQQKLQDGNFKGAITQLEALDNRYPFGPYSQQVQLDLIYAYYKNADLPLAQAAIDRFMRLNPTHLNIDYVIYIRGLTDMTLDDSALQGFFGIDRSDRDPSHARDAFHDFSQLLRGYPNSQYATDARKRLIYLKDRLAKYELSVAQFYTKRGAYVAVVNRVEQMMKDYPDTQATRNALSLMENAYRQLQLSTQADKVANIIAANKA